The genomic segment GCAAGGAGCTGCGGGTCGACGGCCAGATGTACACCATCGTCGGCCTGGGCAAGCGGCAGGGGAAGACGCTGGGGCAGTCGCGCGACAACTGGGTGATGATCCCCATCACGACGTGGCAGCACCAGTACGGCACCAAGGCGTCGCTGCGCATCTGGGGCAAGGCCAACGGGACCGGCCAGCCGCTGGTGAGCGCGATGGAAGAGGTGCGGGTCATCCTGCGGACGCGGCGGCATGACGCGCTGGGCAAGCCCGATACCTTCGACCTCGACACGAACCAGAGCTTCCTGAGCCTGTGGGCGTCGATCAGCCAGAACTTTTTCATGGTGACGATCGCGCTGGCGTCGATCTCGCTGGTGATCGGCGGGATCGTGATCATGAACATCATGCTGGTGACGGTGACGGAGCGGACGCGGGAGATCGGGATCCGCAAGGCGCTGGGCGCGCGCAAGAGCGACGTGTTGCGGCAGTTCCTGATCGAGTCGAGCACGATGTCGCTGGTCGGAGGGATCCTCGGGATCCTGCTGGGGGCGGGGGTGGCCAAGACGGTCACGCTGGTGATCGGGATGCCGTCGCGCATCGAGCTGTGGGCGGTGGCCGCGGGCGTGATCGTGTCGACCAGCGTGGGCGTGTTCTTCGGCGTGTATCCCGCGCGCAAGGCCGCGGACCTGGACCCCATCGCGGCGCTGAGGTTCGAGCTGTGATCGGGGGCGGCCAGGGCGAAGTCGTCAAGATGGCGCTCGACACCATCCGCGCCAACAAGCTGCGCTCGGGCCTCACCATCCTGGGCGTGGTGATCGGGGTGAGCGTGGTGATCCTGATCTCCTCGGTCGTCAACGGACTGCAGCACAACATCAACGCCTCCATCACCGAGTTCGGCTCCAACATCGTGTGGGCCTTCCGCTTCGACTTCTTCACGTTCCAGCGGCCGTCGGAAGAGGTTCGCATGCGCAAGGAGCTGACGAAGGAAGACGCCGACGCGCTGATCGGGCTGCCGTACGTGGAAGCGGTGACCTCGGGCGTGCGCTACTTCAACCCGCAGTTCGGGACCGGCACCTACTCGCTGAGCTACAACGGGAGGAAGGTGACCAACACCATCCTGGAGGGCGACACCGCGACGGTGAAGGAGGTCTACGACCTCCACATGAAGGAAGGGCGGATCTGGACGGAAGAAGAGGACCAGCGCGGGTCGAACGTGGTGGTGCTGGGCGCGGACACCGCCGAAGAGCTGTTTCCCGGCGAGTCCCCGATGCTGAAGGAGATCAAGATCGAAGGGCGGCTGTACACGGTGATCGGCTACCTGGAGCCGCGGAAGAACGTGATCTCCGGGGGGAAGAATCCGGAGGACAACATCGCGCTGTTCCCGCTGACCACGCTGCGCAAGATGCATCCGGAGCTGAAGGACCACCTGATCAGCGTGAAGGCGGTGTCGCACGAGGCGCTGCCGATCGTGATGGACGAGATGCGGGAGGTGCTGCGGCGGCGGCGGAAGGTCTCGCCCACGGCGCCCGACAACTTCGCCATCATGACGCAGGATTCCTTCTCGGAGTTCTGGGACCAGATCACGGGCGGGCTGTTCATCTTCATGTTCGCGGTCTCGAGCGTGGGGCTGCTGGTGGGCGGGGTGGGCGTGATGAACATCATGCTGGTGTCGGTGACGGAGCGGACGCGGGAGATCGGGGTGCGCAAGGCCATCGGCGCGCGCAAGCGCGCGATCCTCGCGCAGTTCACGCTGGAGGCCATCACGCTGACCGGGCTCGGCGGATTGATCGGCATCGCGGCCGGGTCGGGGCTCGTGCTGCTGATCCAGTTCTTCCTCTCCGCCATCCCGGCGCGGCTGTCGTTCGCGTGGCTGGGCGTGGCGTTCGTCATCTCCTGCGGCATCGGCCTGATCTTCGGCATCTACCCCGCGTGGAAGGCCGCCAACCTCGACCCCATCGAATCGTTGCGGTATGAATAAAGTCTTCAGTCTGCAGACGTCAGTCTGCAGCCGGATCCTGACGTTCCTGACGACGGAAGCCTGAACCCTGCAGACTTGGCCGCCATCTTCCAATACGTCCTCGCCGGCCTCACTTTGTGCGGCATCGGGTTCTACCTGATCGCGCTGTGGAGCGCGCGGCACTTTCTGCGCGCGGGCCGGCCGCCGCTGGGTTTTGCGCCGCCGGTCTCGATCCTGAAGCCGCTGCGCGGGAGCGACCCGGCGCAGTTGCACGCCTTCGAATCGCACTGCCAGCAGGAGTACACGGGCGAGTACGAGCTCATCTTCGGCGTCGCGGACGCTTCGGACGCGGCCGTCGCCAACGTCGAGGCGCTGCGCCGGCAGTTTCCCGAGCGCCGCATCGAGCTGGTCGTGTGCCCGGAAGTCCTGGGGACGAACAGGAAAGTGTCGAGCCTCGTCCAGATGCTGCCGCGCGCGCGCTTCGAGCACGTGCTCATCAACGACAGCGACATCCGCGTGGAGCCGGATTACCTGGCGCGCGTGATGCGGCATTTCGCGGACGAGAAAGTGGGCATGGTCACCGCGCTGTATCGTCCCGTGCCCGGGCGCACGCTCGGCTCGCGCCTCGAAGCGCTCGGGATCTCCACCGAGTTCATGGCCGGAGTGTTGACGGCGCGCTTCCTCGAAAAGGGCGTGCACTTCGCGCTCGGCTCCACGCTGGCGTTCACGCGCCAGGCGCTCGCCGCCATCGGCGGGCTGGAGACGCTGGTGGATTACCTGGCGGACGACTTCGAGCTGGGCGCGCGCATCTCCGCTGCGGGCTACCGCGTGGAGCTGGCCGACAGCGTGGTGGAGAACCACATCCCCGACTACAGCTTCGACGAATTCATGGCGCACCAGTTGCGCTGGGGGCGCTCCACCCGGAGCTCGCGCCCGCTCGGCTACACCGGCCTCGCGCTCACGTTCGGGCTGTTCTGGGCGATGTTGGGGGTTGTGCCGGCGTGGTACGTCGGCCGCGGCGGGAGGTGGGCGCTGGCGCTGCTGGCGGCGGCCGCGGTGCTGCGCGTGGCGGTGGCGCTGGCCGTCGGGCTGCCCGTGCTGCGCGACCGCTACGTGCTGCGCGACCTGTGGCTGCTTCCGCTGCGCGACGTGCTCGCATTCGTGATCTGGGTGGGCAGCTACACGGGCTCGCGCATCCACTGGCGGGGCGAGGATTTCGTCCTCGAAAAGGGCAAGATCAGGCTCGCCTGAGGCCGCGGGTGCAACGCCGCCGCGCGCCGGCACGTCATACTTGCCATGACGGAACAGCGCAAGAATGGCGGGCGCGGGAAGCTCGTGCCCACCATGGAGCTGAAGTCGAAGGAGATCAAGGAGCGCAAGGACGCGAGCTTCAGCGCGCGCTTCGGGCGGCTCGCTTCCGCCATCGCGACGTTCGCCGGCAGCCCGTGGATGTTCCTGCTCGCGGGGGTCATCGTCGCGATCTGGGGCATGCTGGGGCCCGTCTATCGCTACTCCGACACCTGGCAGCTGATCATCAACACGGGGACGACGATCGTCACGTTCCTGATGGTGTTCCTGATCCAGAACACGCAGAACCGGGACGCGCGCGCCATCCACCTGAAGCTCGACGAGATCATCCGCTCGATCCAGCACGCGCACAACGAGATGATCGACATCGAGCGGCTCTCCGACAAGGAACTCGCGGAGCTCTCGGCGCGCTACGAGAAGATCCGCGAGGAATGCGAGCGCCGCGAGCGGAGCACGGGGAAGAAGAAGCCGGCTGCCTAGGCCGCCGAGGTCTCGCCGCCCAGCAGCGTGAGCACTTCGCCGGTGATGTAGCTGGAGTCGGCTTCCGAGGCGAAGAAGACGAAGGCCGGCGCGATCTCCTCGGGCTGCGCGGGGCGGCCCATGGGCGTGTCCTCGCCGTGTTTCGCGGCTTTTGCCGCGGGCTTGTCGGCGACGTTGAGCGGCGTCCAGACCGGGCCGGGCGCCACGCAGTTCACGCGGATCTTCCGCTCCACCAGGTTCTGCGCCAGCGACTTGGTGAACGCATGGATGGCGCCCTTGGTCGCGGCGTAATCGAGCAACAGCTTGTTGCCTTCGAGGCCGGTGATGGAGCCGCAGTTCACGATCGCGCTGCCCGCCTTGAGGTACGGCAGCGCCGCGCGCACCATGAAGAAGTATCCGTAGATGTTGGTGCGGAAGGTGCGGTCCCACTGCTCCAGCGAGATGTCTTCCGGCAGCTCCTGGTGCTGCTGGTAGGCGGCGTTGTTGACGAGGATGTCGAGGCGGCCGAGCTCCTTGACGGTGCGCCCGGCGACCGCGCGGCAGAACTCCGGATTGCTCACGTCGCCGGCGAAGAGCAGGCAGCGACGTCCCTCGGACTCGACGGCGCGCTGCGTCTCTTCCGCGTCGGTCTGCTCTTCCGGCAGGTAGACGATGGCGACGTCAGCGCCCTCGCGCGCGTACAGCACGGCGACCGCGCGCCCGATGCCGGAATCGCCGCCGGTGATGAGCGCGACCTTGTCGTTCAGCTTGCCGGCGCCGCGGTAGAGCGGCGCGAGATAGCGCGGGCGCGGCTCGAGCTTCGCCTCGAGGCCGGGCTTCTGCTGGTGCTGGCTGGGGAAGGGAGGCCTGGGCTCGTGCTGCGTTGCTCTGCCGGACGGGAACTCGTGCACCGTCGCGCGGTGTGCCTCGGCTGTCTTCTTCTTCGCCATGACGCTCCGACTCCAGGAGGATTCGATTGCCGCGCGGCGCGGGCTGTTGTCTCGGCCGCCGATTACAATGTGCGGCGATGGCGCGCGTGCGTTTCGGCGACTTCGAGGCCGACCTCAAGACGGGCGAGCTGTGGCGCGGAGGCGACCGCGTCCGCGTGCAGGAGCAGCCCTTCCAGGTGCTGGCGATGCTGCTCGCGCGGCCAGGCGAGCTGGTCACGCGCGACGAGCTGCGCCAG from the Terriglobales bacterium genome contains:
- a CDS encoding ABC transporter permease; amino-acid sequence: MNNLEAMRIALQSLWANKLRSVLTLLGVVIGVAAVIAVVTFVNGINSYVAEKVFNLGADVFIVSKMPNVITNIEQLIEGQKRKNIALDDYRAVLDACRHCAYVGASVNNSNGHVRYAEQSSSDTGIRGWTPSMANIYDLDVVEGRFMTQGDMDTAARVAIIGADIQDNLLKGVDPIGKELRVDGQMYTIVGLGKRQGKTLGQSRDNWVMIPITTWQHQYGTKASLRIWGKANGTGQPLVSAMEEVRVILRTRRHDALGKPDTFDLDTNQSFLSLWASISQNFFMVTIALASISLVIGGIVIMNIMLVTVTERTREIGIRKALGARKSDVLRQFLIESSTMSLVGGILGILLGAGVAKTVTLVIGMPSRIELWAVAAGVIVSTSVGVFFGVYPARKAADLDPIAALRFEL
- a CDS encoding ABC transporter permease; translated protein: MIGGGQGEVVKMALDTIRANKLRSGLTILGVVIGVSVVILISSVVNGLQHNINASITEFGSNIVWAFRFDFFTFQRPSEEVRMRKELTKEDADALIGLPYVEAVTSGVRYFNPQFGTGTYSLSYNGRKVTNTILEGDTATVKEVYDLHMKEGRIWTEEEDQRGSNVVVLGADTAEELFPGESPMLKEIKIEGRLYTVIGYLEPRKNVISGGKNPEDNIALFPLTTLRKMHPELKDHLISVKAVSHEALPIVMDEMREVLRRRRKVSPTAPDNFAIMTQDSFSEFWDQITGGLFIFMFAVSSVGLLVGGVGVMNIMLVSVTERTREIGVRKAIGARKRAILAQFTLEAITLTGLGGLIGIAAGSGLVLLIQFFLSAIPARLSFAWLGVAFVISCGIGLIFGIYPAWKAANLDPIESLRYE
- the hpnI gene encoding bacteriohopanetetrol glucosamine biosynthesis glycosyltransferase HpnI, with the translated sequence MAAIFQYVLAGLTLCGIGFYLIALWSARHFLRAGRPPLGFAPPVSILKPLRGSDPAQLHAFESHCQQEYTGEYELIFGVADASDAAVANVEALRRQFPERRIELVVCPEVLGTNRKVSSLVQMLPRARFEHVLINDSDIRVEPDYLARVMRHFADEKVGMVTALYRPVPGRTLGSRLEALGISTEFMAGVLTARFLEKGVHFALGSTLAFTRQALAAIGGLETLVDYLADDFELGARISAAGYRVELADSVVENHIPDYSFDEFMAHQLRWGRSTRSSRPLGYTGLALTFGLFWAMLGVVPAWYVGRGGRWALALLAAAAVLRVAVALAVGLPVLRDRYVLRDLWLLPLRDVLAFVIWVGSYTGSRIHWRGEDFVLEKGKIRLA
- a CDS encoding low affinity iron permease family protein, which produces MTEQRKNGGRGKLVPTMELKSKEIKERKDASFSARFGRLASAIATFAGSPWMFLLAGVIVAIWGMLGPVYRYSDTWQLIINTGTTIVTFLMVFLIQNTQNRDARAIHLKLDEIIRSIQHAHNEMIDIERLSDKELAELSARYEKIREECERRERSTGKKKPAA
- a CDS encoding SDR family oxidoreductase, which translates into the protein MAKKKTAEAHRATVHEFPSGRATQHEPRPPFPSQHQQKPGLEAKLEPRPRYLAPLYRGAGKLNDKVALITGGDSGIGRAVAVLYAREGADVAIVYLPEEQTDAEETQRAVESEGRRCLLFAGDVSNPEFCRAVAGRTVKELGRLDILVNNAAYQQHQELPEDISLEQWDRTFRTNIYGYFFMVRAALPYLKAGSAIVNCGSITGLEGNKLLLDYAATKGAIHAFTKSLAQNLVERKIRVNCVAPGPVWTPLNVADKPAAKAAKHGEDTPMGRPAQPEEIAPAFVFFASEADSSYITGEVLTLLGGETSAA